The Gossypium arboreum isolate Shixiya-1 chromosome 2, ASM2569848v2, whole genome shotgun sequence region CAGATGCAAGAGATTGAATAGTTTAGCAGTTCGTCCTCTGGTATTGTCCAAAGCCTCTCCAAAAATGTTTGCCATTAAAGCCAAAAGCTGGTCAGAGTCAGCTCACAGGTTCTTGAAGAACTGCGCTGATGCCGGAAATGTTGAAGCTTGTTACACGCTCGGCATGGTGAATTTCTGAAAAagaatctatttttattttactgcCCGATACTTTTTTTTTGGTTACTAAAATTTATTAAgtttatatacttttttttttggttactAAAATTTATTAAGTTTATATTCAAGAACAATAATATAAACATTCTCTAACGAGTTAACTGTTATGATTTGCAACAGATTCTTTTCTACTGCTTAGAAAATCCAGGGAGTGGAGCCTCTCTTATGGCTAAGGCGGCGATTAGCTCCCACGCGCCAGCGCTTTACTCCTTAGCTGTGATTCAATTCAATGGCAGCGGCGGTTCCAAAAACGACAAGGATCTTAGAGCCGGTGTGGCCTTGTGCGCTCGTGCTGCTTTTCTTGGCCACATCGACGCCCTCCGTGAGCTCGGTCACTGCCTACAGGACGGGTACGGCGTTAGACAAAACGTCGCCAAGGGCCGTCGGTTTCTTGTCCAAGCCAACGCCCGAGAGCTAGCGACGGTTTTATCATCAGCGGCTACTTCTAACAACTTTACGCGGTCTTGGCTCACGTGGAGCCCACACCCCATCCCGCATCCTAACCCTCGCCATAACCACCGTCATCAGGCCGTGCCGGGATGCCCGTTGCTGAGCGATTTTGGATGCAATGTGCCGGCTCCCGAGGCGCATCAGTCTAGCAAGTTCTTAGCAGAGTGGTTCGGGGCTCGGAGCGGGGTACCAGGCCCGGGCTTGAGGTTATGCTCCCACGTCGGTTGTGGGAGGCCGGAAACAAGAAAGCACGAGTTTCGGAGGTGTTCCGTTTGTGGGGCTGTGAATTACTGCTCACGCGCTTGCCAAGCGCTTGATTGGAAGCTGCGCCACAAAGCCGAGTGCGCGCCAGTAGAGCGATGGCTTGATGAAGAAGGCGATGGTGGCGAGGGTAACGGTGCGGTACATGGGAACGATGACGTCATCGCCGAAAGTTAAAAACGATTAACTGCTTATGGTAATTAATTTTTTACTATTAGGTTTAAGGCCacgagaagaaaaaaaaaagtggaaaTGGAGAACAGGAGGCCAGTTTTGGTTGGGTATTTGGAGGTTAAAAATCAA contains the following coding sequences:
- the LOC108466490 gene encoding F-box protein At1g67340-like translates to MRTRRGISYPRAHVCLDDIVFERRDFAGDNMACRKRRRLSPGIAGKRDFFDVLPDDLVISILSKLSSTAACPSDFANVLIVCKRLNSLAVRPLVLSKASPKMFAIKAKSWSESAHRFLKNCADAGNVEACYTLGMILFYCLENPGSGASLMAKAAISSHAPALYSLAVIQFNGSGGSKNDKDLRAGVALCARAAFLGHIDALRELGHCLQDGYGVRQNVAKGRRFLVQANARELATVLSSAATSNNFTRSWLTWSPHPIPHPNPRHNHRHQAVPGCPLLSDFGCNVPAPEAHQSSKFLAEWFGARSGVPGPGLRLCSHVGCGRPETRKHEFRRCSVCGAVNYCSRACQALDWKLRHKAECAPVERWLDEEGDGGEGNGAVHGNDDVIAES